One segment of Methanolinea mesophila DNA contains the following:
- the ade gene encoding adenine deaminase produces MSKSDDMPTLMRAARGELPSDVIFRNALLFNPYALSWDQVDFAVKHGIVVGIGDYKGIREVDLRGRRVIPGMIDAHVHIESSLLSPGEFARLAVSHGTTTVVADPHEIANVCGLAGIEYMVSEREGLPIDIFFMLPSCVPASPFDEGGAVLSASDLGVFRGRSGIPGLAEMMNVPGVLSMDQGVWEKIRICSRIDGHAPLLSGKDLNAYILAGIQSDHECLSLGEATEKLKKGMYIFLREGSTEKNLRDLYPVVTPATSFRCAFATDDRHVDMLVEMGQIDDCVRKAVSYGMEPELALRMATLSPCLRFGFEDRGVIAPGKIADFCILGEGEVFEVAGTFKQGREVIMEPFVRRSCVSHSIRTAPPTADMLKIEGSGDAQVISIIPGQILTEKLVMNLDSGDIPDLERDILKVVVCNRYHDHICGIGLVHGLGLQQGALASSVAHDAHNIVAAGTSDRDIIRAVGRVIDSCGGLVAVSGNKETVLPLECAGLMSLSPYQEVYSGLKALNQHATNMGAIADPFMYLSFLSLSVIPHLRISDRGLVDVDRFARTTLFIPTEK; encoded by the coding sequence ATGTCGAAGTCGGATGATATGCCCACGCTTATGCGTGCAGCCCGCGGAGAACTTCCTTCTGATGTGATCTTTCGGAATGCCCTTCTTTTCAACCCCTACGCACTCTCATGGGATCAGGTAGATTTCGCGGTGAAACATGGCATCGTAGTCGGAATTGGTGACTACAAAGGTATAAGGGAGGTGGATCTCAGGGGAAGACGGGTAATTCCCGGGATGATCGATGCACATGTTCACATAGAAAGCTCCCTGCTCTCACCCGGTGAATTCGCACGTCTCGCGGTGAGCCATGGAACCACGACTGTCGTGGCGGACCCGCATGAGATCGCAAACGTCTGTGGTCTCGCGGGGATCGAGTACATGGTATCCGAGCGCGAAGGGCTTCCCATCGATATATTCTTCATGCTCCCTTCGTGTGTGCCCGCCAGCCCGTTTGATGAAGGCGGCGCAGTACTTTCGGCATCCGACCTCGGGGTGTTCAGGGGAAGGTCCGGAATTCCAGGACTGGCCGAGATGATGAATGTCCCGGGAGTGCTCTCCATGGACCAGGGAGTATGGGAGAAGATCAGGATTTGTTCCCGTATAGATGGGCATGCTCCGCTCCTGTCGGGGAAAGATCTCAACGCCTACATCCTCGCCGGGATCCAGAGCGATCACGAATGCCTCTCCCTCGGGGAAGCAACGGAGAAACTTAAAAAAGGGATGTACATCTTTCTCCGGGAGGGTTCGACCGAGAAAAACCTCCGGGACCTCTATCCGGTGGTAACGCCCGCCACCTCTTTCCGGTGTGCTTTTGCAACCGACGACCGGCACGTGGACATGCTGGTAGAAATGGGACAGATAGACGATTGCGTGAGAAAAGCGGTGAGTTACGGCATGGAGCCCGAACTCGCCCTCAGGATGGCCACGCTCTCTCCCTGCCTGCGGTTCGGGTTTGAAGACCGGGGCGTCATTGCACCCGGGAAGATCGCAGATTTCTGTATCCTCGGGGAAGGAGAGGTGTTCGAGGTGGCAGGGACGTTCAAGCAGGGCCGTGAGGTGATCATGGAACCGTTCGTCCGGAGATCGTGTGTCAGCCATTCCATAAGGACCGCTCCGCCCACGGCCGATATGCTCAAGATCGAAGGTTCCGGGGATGCACAGGTCATATCGATTATCCCGGGACAGATTCTCACCGAAAAACTGGTCATGAACCTCGATTCGGGGGATATCCCCGACCTGGAGAGGGATATCCTTAAAGTTGTGGTCTGCAACCGGTATCATGACCATATCTGCGGCATTGGCCTCGTTCACGGCCTGGGCCTGCAACAGGGGGCCCTCGCCAGCAGTGTTGCCCACGATGCCCATAATATCGTGGCCGCGGGAACATCCGACCGCGATATCATCAGGGCCGTCGGGAGGGTGATAGACTCGTGCGGGGGGCTGGTGGCGGTCAGCGGGAATAAGGAAACGGTTCTCCCGCTGGAATGCGCCGGGCTTATGTCACTCTCCCCCTACCAGGAGGTATACTCCGGATTAAAAGCGCTGAACCAGCACGCGACCAATATGGGTGCAATCGCAGATCCCTTCATGTACCTCTCCTTCCTTTCGCTCTCGGTAATCCCCCACCTCCGTATATCAGATCGTGGCCTGGTGGACGTCGACCGGTTTGCCAGGACCACGCTGTTTATCCCGACAGAAAAGTAG
- a CDS encoding phosphoglycerate kinase → MPIGTINEAGVEGKTVLLRLDLNSPIDPTSSTILDDKRFREHVPTVQALAQSRVVILTHQSRPGKKDFTTLEAHAEKLAQLISRPVKYVDDIFGQCARESVRALKPGEVLMLENIRFNAEENLTLKPEEAAKTHLVKKISAMGDIFVNDAFGTAHRSQPTMVGLPMVMRSVAGLLMEKEVFTLSRVLQAAPRPVTFVLGGTKVDDSIEVAKHVLNDGIADRVIAIGVVANVFLLAMGYDIGKPSTQLISQLKYEPEVVKARELLKMFEDRILVPDWVAVREEGKRVEYPVSAIPGEMPVLDVGMDSIAAFSAELKNSGTVVFNGPAGVFEEKDFATGTYELLKSASRVEFSVVGGGHTAVVIEKMGIEKDFTHISTGGGACIEFLTGKKLPAVEALERSREIFG, encoded by the coding sequence GTGCCGATAGGTACGATTAACGAAGCGGGAGTCGAAGGAAAGACGGTTCTCCTCCGTCTCGACCTCAACTCCCCCATTGATCCCACTTCCAGTACTATTCTTGACGATAAGCGGTTCCGCGAACACGTTCCCACGGTCCAGGCCCTCGCTCAAAGCAGGGTAGTAATCCTCACTCACCAGAGCAGGCCCGGAAAAAAGGATTTTACCACGCTCGAGGCCCACGCGGAGAAACTTGCCCAGCTGATAAGTCGACCGGTGAAGTACGTGGATGATATCTTCGGTCAGTGCGCCAGGGAATCGGTCCGTGCACTGAAACCCGGAGAGGTGCTCATGCTGGAAAATATCAGGTTCAACGCGGAGGAGAACCTGACGTTAAAACCGGAAGAAGCGGCAAAGACTCATCTGGTAAAGAAGATCTCGGCGATGGGGGATATTTTCGTGAACGACGCGTTTGGTACCGCGCACCGTTCGCAGCCGACGATGGTAGGCCTTCCCATGGTCATGCGTTCAGTCGCAGGACTGCTTATGGAGAAGGAAGTCTTTACCCTCAGCCGGGTTTTGCAGGCAGCACCGAGACCTGTTACCTTTGTGCTCGGGGGTACCAAGGTAGACGATTCGATCGAGGTTGCGAAACACGTCCTCAACGACGGGATTGCCGACAGGGTCATCGCGATCGGGGTCGTCGCGAATGTATTCCTCCTGGCGATGGGCTACGACATCGGAAAACCTTCGACCCAGCTCATCTCTCAGCTGAAGTATGAACCCGAGGTCGTAAAAGCGAGAGAACTCCTGAAAATGTTCGAGGACCGGATTCTGGTCCCGGACTGGGTCGCGGTCAGGGAAGAGGGGAAACGCGTGGAATACCCCGTAAGCGCCATTCCCGGGGAAATGCCCGTCCTCGACGTAGGAATGGACTCGATCGCTGCCTTTTCGGCCGAGCTGAAGAATTCCGGAACGGTCGTGTTCAACGGCCCGGCAGGAGTATTCGAGGAGAAAGATTTTGCAACCGGGACCTACGAGCTCCTGAAGTCTGCATCCAGGGTAGAATTTTCGGTGGTGGGAGGAGGCCACACCGCGGTCGTAATCGAGAAGATGGGGATCGAGAAGGATTTCACTCACATCTCGACCGGGGGTGGCGCGTGCATCGAATTTCTCACCGGAAAAAAACTCCCTGCCGTCGAGGCGCTTGAACGTTCCAGGGAAATATTCGGCTGA
- a CDS encoding heparan-alpha-glucosaminide N-acetyltransferase — translation MQQTHVTQRFWEIDTMRGVAICMMVLFHTLFDLTFLGVAAIQVSTGFWRYFAYVTAFLFVFLVGVSLTISSAHARKVLSPRAYYLKYIRRGLFIFGLGLAVTLVTWIIIGPWFIRFGILHLIGISIILSIPFLRFRWINLVAGILVIIAGEVVHTIRGPDWLLPLGIHSPTFYSVDYTPLLPWFGVVLLGIFLGNLAYPDGKRRCKVPDLKFPLRNGLVFLGRHSLAIYVIHQPVIILLIMAVTGTRIL, via the coding sequence ATGCAGCAGACCCACGTGACGCAGAGGTTCTGGGAGATCGACACGATGAGGGGGGTCGCGATCTGCATGATGGTCCTCTTTCATACCCTCTTCGACCTGACATTCCTCGGTGTTGCTGCAATCCAGGTAAGTACGGGCTTTTGGCGTTACTTCGCCTACGTGACCGCATTTCTGTTTGTATTCCTGGTGGGGGTGTCCCTTACCATAAGCTCGGCGCATGCGAGAAAAGTCCTCTCACCACGGGCATATTACCTCAAATACATTCGCAGGGGACTATTCATCTTCGGACTGGGACTCGCGGTAACCCTCGTGACCTGGATCATCATCGGCCCCTGGTTCATAAGATTCGGAATTCTCCATCTCATCGGGATCTCGATCATCCTTTCGATACCGTTTCTCCGGTTCAGATGGATTAACCTTGTCGCCGGTATCCTGGTCATTATTGCAGGAGAAGTGGTGCATACTATCAGGGGACCGGACTGGCTCCTGCCTCTTGGCATTCACTCCCCGACCTTCTACAGCGTGGATTATACCCCGCTCCTTCCCTGGTTCGGGGTGGTCCTCCTGGGGATATTCCTCGGGAACCTCGCGTACCCCGATGGGAAAAGACGATGTAAGGTGCCTGACCTGAAATTTCCTCTCCGGAACGGGCTCGTATTTCTCGGGCGACATTCCCTCGCAATTTACGTCATCCACCAGCCGGTGATCATTCTCCTGATCATGGCGGTTACCGGGACCCGGATATTGTAG
- a CDS encoding ATP synthase subunit A — MEVKASTATKSEKGVLKRIAGPVVTAVNLDAHMYDVVKVGNEELMGEVIKVQGDNIIIQVYEDTSGIRPGEPVENTGLSLAVELGPGLLTSIYDGIQRPLSVLVQKMGDFIERGVSAPGLDHAKKWEFKPLVKDGDSVGPGSIIGEVQETNIVHRIMIPPNMKGGVVKSIRSGSFTVEEVVCTLDDGSAITMMQKWPVRVPRPVQEKLNPTVPLITGQRILDGLFPIAKGGTAAIPGPFGSGKTVTQQQLAKWSDAEIVVYIGCGERGNEMTEVLTEFPELEDPKTGKPLMERTVLIANTSNMPVAAREASVYTGITIAEYFRDMGYDVSLMADSTSRWAEAMREISSRLEEMPGEEGYPAYLAARLSEFYERAGRAITKNGGMGSVSVIGAVSPPGGDFSEPVTQNTLRIVKVFWALDAKLSQRRHFPAINWLNSYSLYLDSLHDWYDKEVSPEWNPIRSWAMEILQKEAELQEIVQLVGSDALPEAEQVTIEVARMIREIFLQQNAYDPVDTFCDMGKQYDMMKAIRHFADLAYAAQAAGVTPTQILGVKSKNELPQIKFIKDYKPALEKIEKDMENEFNTLRSAA, encoded by the coding sequence GTGATCAAGGTCCAGGGTGACAATATCATCATCCAGGTCTACGAGGATACCTCGGGGATACGGCCGGGAGAACCCGTGGAAAACACCGGCCTCTCCCTGGCCGTGGAGCTCGGCCCGGGCCTTCTCACCAGTATTTACGACGGGATTCAGAGACCGCTCTCGGTACTCGTGCAAAAGATGGGCGATTTCATCGAGAGAGGAGTATCTGCACCCGGTCTGGATCATGCAAAGAAGTGGGAATTCAAACCTCTCGTCAAGGACGGGGACAGTGTAGGACCGGGAAGCATCATCGGCGAGGTGCAGGAGACCAATATCGTGCACCGGATCATGATACCGCCCAACATGAAGGGCGGGGTCGTGAAGAGCATCAGGAGCGGTTCGTTCACGGTGGAAGAGGTGGTCTGCACCCTGGATGACGGATCTGCGATCACCATGATGCAGAAGTGGCCGGTACGGGTACCCCGTCCGGTTCAGGAGAAACTCAACCCGACGGTTCCCCTTATCACAGGGCAGCGCATTCTCGACGGGCTGTTTCCCATCGCCAAAGGTGGTACCGCTGCCATTCCCGGTCCTTTCGGGAGCGGGAAGACGGTCACCCAGCAGCAGCTCGCCAAATGGAGTGACGCGGAGATCGTGGTGTATATCGGGTGCGGCGAACGCGGGAACGAGATGACCGAAGTGCTCACCGAGTTCCCCGAACTCGAGGACCCGAAGACCGGAAAACCCCTGATGGAGAGGACCGTGCTCATCGCCAACACCAGCAATATGCCGGTGGCGGCACGTGAAGCGTCGGTGTATACCGGTATTACCATCGCCGAATACTTCCGTGACATGGGCTACGACGTCTCGCTGATGGCAGATTCCACCTCCCGGTGGGCGGAGGCGATGCGTGAGATCTCCTCCCGTCTCGAGGAAATGCCCGGTGAGGAAGGGTACCCCGCCTATCTTGCGGCACGCCTCTCCGAGTTCTACGAGCGTGCCGGAAGAGCGATTACCAAGAACGGGGGCATGGGTTCTGTCTCGGTTATCGGGGCGGTCTCCCCACCTGGCGGAGATTTCAGCGAACCGGTTACTCAGAACACCCTTCGTATCGTAAAGGTATTCTGGGCACTTGATGCCAAGCTCTCGCAGCGGCGACATTTCCCGGCGATCAACTGGCTGAACTCTTACTCCCTGTACCTTGACAGCCTGCACGACTGGTATGACAAAGAGGTTTCTCCCGAATGGAACCCAATTCGTTCATGGGCCATGGAAATCCTCCAGAAAGAGGCCGAGCTCCAGGAGATCGTCCAGCTGGTAGGATCCGATGCCCTGCCCGAGGCCGAACAGGTGACCATCGAGGTCGCCAGGATGATCAGGGAGATCTTCCTCCAGCAGAACGCGTACGACCCGGTCGACACGTTCTGCGACATGGGCAAGCAGTATGACATGATGAAGGCAATCAGGCATTTTGCAGATCTGGCATATGCGGCACAGGCTGCGGGGGTCACTCCCACGCAGATTCTGGGAGTCAAGTCTAAGAACGAACTCCCCCAGATCAAGTTCATCAAGGACTACAAGCCGGCTCTGGAGAAGATCGAGAAGGACATGGAGAACGAATTCAACACACTGAGGTCGGCAGCATGA
- a CDS encoding V-type ATP synthase subunit D, with product MALRDVKPTRSELIGLKKRIALSERGYKILKMKRDGLILEFFKILEQAKNSRGALQERHARAMRMLALANTVEGSIGVKSAAFSVKEVPQISLTSKNIMGVVVPEIESSKVKKGLVDRGYGLLGTTSVIDETAGSFEELVEAIIESAEIETTMKKLLDDIESTKRRVNALEFKVIPELTEARDFIKMRLDEMEREELFRLKKIKARNE from the coding sequence ATGGCCCTTCGAGATGTCAAGCCCACGCGTTCGGAACTGATCGGTCTTAAAAAGCGGATAGCCCTCTCGGAGAGAGGATACAAGATCCTCAAGATGAAGCGTGACGGACTCATCCTCGAATTTTTTAAGATACTCGAGCAGGCCAAGAACAGCCGGGGTGCGCTCCAGGAGCGGCATGCCAGGGCGATGCGGATGCTTGCCCTGGCAAACACCGTGGAAGGTTCGATCGGAGTTAAGTCGGCCGCATTCTCAGTGAAGGAGGTCCCCCAGATCTCGCTCACGAGCAAGAACATCATGGGGGTCGTCGTACCCGAGATCGAGTCCTCGAAAGTGAAAAAGGGCCTTGTCGATAGGGGTTACGGGCTCCTGGGGACCACTTCGGTCATAGACGAGACCGCCGGGTCGTTCGAGGAGCTGGTCGAGGCAATCATCGAGAGCGCCGAGATCGAGACCACCATGAAAAAACTCCTCGACGATATCGAGTCCACGAAAAGGCGGGTGAACGCACTCGAGTTCAAGGTCATCCCCGAGCTCACCGAGGCGAGGGACTTCATCAAGATGCGCCTCGACGAGATGGAACGCGAAGAACTGTTCCGCCTGAAAAAGATTAAAGCGAGGAACGAGTAA
- a CDS encoding response regulator has protein sequence MITVLFVDDEPALLEITRLFLERSGEMKVETARSALEALEKIKTRTYDAIVSDFEMPLMDGIVFLKILRAEGDQTPFIIFTGKGREHVAMDALNNRADFYLQKGEDPRSQFAELDRMIRQAIQRKVAEESLRGSDRLMVEIIGNLPDATFAIDRDGRVISWNREMEILTGVKAADMLGKTNHEYSALFYGKPRPMLIDLILRPEEDLSRFSYTNIRNEGNSLVAETSEARKMGKAATLWIRATRINNPKGELIGAIESIRDITEIRTLERDRAIKEEKELEIGVFDRIFGKSANAWFKKGLDLYYKQGKFMDAIQCFDRVIEMEPGHVQAWQDKGICLKELGRYEEAIQCFDRVITLSPSNPDIYYFKGECLEKIGKSTGDFEYFEKALKCFDQVLTMDNKNINAWNYRGVCLKELRRMEEARKSFDHAQMILRQSLQKNYE, from the coding sequence ATGATTACCGTTTTATTTGTGGATGACGAACCCGCTCTGCTTGAGATAACCAGGCTGTTCCTGGAGCGTTCCGGGGAAATGAAGGTTGAAACGGCGAGATCTGCACTGGAGGCGCTGGAAAAAATAAAAACCAGGACCTACGATGCCATCGTCTCGGACTTCGAGATGCCCTTGATGGACGGCATCGTATTCTTAAAAATTCTCCGGGCAGAAGGGGATCAGACTCCTTTTATCATCTTTACCGGAAAAGGGAGGGAGCACGTGGCGATGGATGCGCTGAACAACCGTGCCGATTTTTATCTCCAGAAGGGAGAAGACCCGCGTTCGCAGTTCGCAGAACTTGACAGGATGATCCGGCAGGCAATTCAGAGAAAGGTCGCGGAGGAATCGTTACGCGGATCGGATCGCCTTATGGTGGAGATCATAGGGAATCTCCCGGATGCCACGTTTGCAATCGACAGGGATGGCAGAGTTATCTCATGGAACAGGGAGATGGAGATCCTTACTGGGGTCAAGGCCGCCGATATGCTGGGGAAGACCAACCATGAGTATTCGGCGCTGTTTTACGGGAAACCAAGGCCGATGCTTATCGACCTCATCCTAAGACCGGAAGAAGATCTCTCACGATTCTCTTACACCAACATACGGAACGAGGGTAATTCTCTCGTAGCGGAGACCTCGGAAGCACGGAAAATGGGCAAAGCGGCCACACTCTGGATCAGGGCGACCAGGATAAACAATCCAAAGGGAGAACTGATCGGGGCGATCGAGTCGATCCGTGATATCACCGAGATTCGCACCCTTGAACGGGACCGGGCAATCAAAGAAGAAAAGGAACTGGAGATCGGAGTCTTCGACAGGATCTTCGGGAAATCGGCAAATGCCTGGTTCAAAAAAGGCCTGGACCTCTATTATAAACAGGGAAAATTCATGGACGCAATCCAGTGCTTCGACCGCGTCATAGAGATGGAGCCTGGACATGTACAGGCGTGGCAGGACAAGGGGATCTGTCTTAAGGAACTGGGGCGGTACGAAGAGGCAATACAGTGTTTCGACCGGGTGATCACGCTCTCACCCTCCAATCCTGATATCTATTATTTCAAGGGTGAATGTCTGGAAAAGATAGGAAAGAGTACCGGTGACTTCGAATATTTCGAAAAAGCCCTGAAATGTTTCGACCAGGTTCTCACCATGGACAATAAAAATATCAATGCATGGAATTACCGGGGCGTCTGCCTGAAGGAACTTCGAAGGATGGAAGAAGCGCGCAAATCTTTTGATCATGCCCAGATGATCCTCCGCCAGAGCCTTCAAAAAAATTATGAATAG
- a CDS encoding V-type ATP synthase subunit B: MKEYRTITQIAGPLVFVEKTEPVGYGELVNIVLFDGSIKRGQVLDTSDELVVVQVFETTAGIGRDSGVRFTGETIKMPVGKEMLGRILSGGGKPIDGGPDIVPEKRLDITGAAINPYARGSPSDFIQTGISTIDGTNTLVRGQKLPIFSGAGLPHNNVALQIARQSKVPGSVEEFAVVFAAMGITKEEANHFMQDFERTGALERAVVFLNLADDPAVERIITPRLALTTAEYLAFELGMHVLVILTDMTNYCEALRQIGAAREEVPGRRGYPGYMYTDLASIYERAGIIKGKKGSVTQIPILTMPGDDITHPIPDLTGYITEGQIVVNRDLHRKGIYPPINVLPSLSRLMNLGIGKDHTREDHKKVSDQLYAAYAEGNDLRGLVAIVGKDALSERDRMFLEFADLFEHRFVKQGYDEDRTIQDTLDLGWELLSTLPVEQLVRIDRDLINKYHPKFKATAAVKE; encoded by the coding sequence ATGAAGGAATATCGGACGATAACCCAAATTGCCGGACCTCTGGTCTTTGTTGAAAAGACCGAACCGGTAGGATACGGTGAGCTGGTCAACATCGTCCTCTTCGACGGGTCCATCAAGCGGGGCCAGGTCCTTGATACCAGCGACGAGCTGGTGGTGGTCCAGGTCTTTGAGACCACCGCGGGGATCGGAAGGGACAGCGGGGTCAGGTTTACCGGTGAAACGATCAAGATGCCGGTAGGAAAAGAGATGCTTGGGCGCATCCTCTCCGGCGGAGGAAAACCGATCGACGGCGGTCCCGATATCGTACCGGAAAAACGGCTCGATATCACCGGTGCCGCTATCAATCCCTACGCCCGGGGTTCCCCTTCGGACTTCATCCAGACGGGTATCTCCACCATCGACGGGACAAATACGCTCGTCCGTGGCCAGAAACTGCCTATCTTCAGTGGGGCGGGGTTGCCCCACAACAACGTGGCACTTCAGATCGCCCGCCAGTCCAAAGTTCCCGGCTCTGTCGAGGAGTTTGCGGTGGTGTTCGCCGCGATGGGTATCACTAAGGAAGAAGCGAACCACTTCATGCAGGACTTCGAGCGGACCGGTGCGCTTGAACGGGCAGTGGTCTTCCTCAACCTGGCCGACGACCCGGCGGTGGAACGTATCATCACCCCGCGTCTCGCGCTTACGACCGCGGAATACCTGGCATTCGAACTTGGTATGCACGTGCTGGTCATCCTTACCGATATGACCAACTATTGCGAAGCGCTGCGACAGATCGGCGCGGCGAGAGAAGAAGTGCCGGGGAGGCGTGGCTATCCGGGATACATGTACACCGACCTCGCCAGCATCTACGAGCGTGCAGGGATCATCAAGGGCAAGAAGGGTTCCGTGACCCAGATCCCGATCCTGACCATGCCCGGTGACGATATCACCCACCCCATCCCGGACCTAACCGGGTATATCACCGAAGGCCAGATCGTGGTCAACCGTGACCTTCACAGGAAGGGCATCTACCCGCCGATCAACGTGCTCCCCTCGCTCTCCCGTCTGATGAACCTGGGTATCGGGAAGGATCACACCAGGGAAGACCACAAAAAGGTCTCCGATCAGCTCTACGCTGCATATGCAGAGGGGAACGATCTCAGGGGCCTCGTCGCCATCGTCGGAAAGGACGCTCTTTCGGAGCGCGACCGGATGTTCCTGGAATTCGCGGATCTCTTCGAGCACCGGTTTGTCAAGCAGGGATACGACGAGGACCGCACAATCCAGGATACCCTGGATCTCGGCTGGGAACTCCTGTCAACGCTGCCGGTGGAACAGCTGGTGCGTATCGACCGCGACCTGATCAACAAGTACCACCCCAAGTTCAAAGCAACTGCTGCGGTGAAGGAGTAA
- a CDS encoding sensor histidine kinase has product MGSPASQGIAGKDIIAGFRNLSGRARLQLFIVIVITAAALTASLAGILHGISLITPLLLFIPIAVAAYWFPRQGVIFAVFLGVLEVLLVFLYDTRELAILTFAVTTASFYVLVAIAVVISSLSGGLRERESRYHGIFDHSETGIFLVRNGDRGLQIMEVNNRGAEMVKEDPAALVGTSLSEVWKENASREEFLEKIKEDRSVSGFESALNPAKGGNVPVLVSGARLPGSQIVLTFTDISRRKQYEQQFQSRNLQLSTINQVIGSTSGATSVRELTQSAMGKIAELLGFEYCGCRLSGTETHGEEVLRQGDDSLYRGITRDESKAAKEWLNSIEQQVATYYPEPGKTTSEPSLLGAGAVIPLVSDDGPLGAMYFATRRPHEFTPDEKDVLESLGTEVGTAITKIRLSEDLAVANQRANLYLDILMHDINNANLASLWYGDLLTEMLSGEARDIARKMIEGIQKSREVIRNLETIRKIYERRENLKSIDLDRVIKAEMAHYPDARIRYEGKAPMVLADDLAGEIFTNLFGNSLKFGGRDVAIEVGVSERGDDDVVISVSDHGPGIPDELKEVIFNRFQTSTTKGSGKGLGLYIVKTLVERYGGKIWLEDVVPGDHHGGCSFQFTLKRAI; this is encoded by the coding sequence ATGGGGAGTCCCGCCTCTCAGGGTATTGCAGGAAAGGACATCATTGCCGGATTCAGGAACCTTTCCGGCAGGGCCAGGCTGCAGCTTTTCATCGTCATAGTCATCACGGCTGCCGCATTGACGGCTTCTCTGGCCGGGATACTGCATGGGATCTCCCTTATCACCCCGTTGCTCCTGTTTATCCCTATTGCCGTGGCGGCATACTGGTTTCCCCGCCAGGGTGTAATTTTTGCGGTGTTTCTCGGTGTTCTCGAAGTTCTGCTCGTCTTTCTCTATGATACGCGGGAACTTGCGATCCTTACCTTTGCGGTTACCACGGCCAGTTTTTACGTGCTTGTCGCGATCGCGGTGGTCATTTCCTCCCTTTCGGGAGGGTTGAGGGAGCGTGAATCCCGTTATCACGGAATCTTCGATCATTCGGAGACCGGCATTTTCCTGGTCCGGAACGGTGACCGGGGGCTCCAGATAATGGAGGTGAATAACAGGGGCGCAGAGATGGTAAAAGAGGATCCCGCGGCACTCGTGGGGACATCACTCTCCGAGGTCTGGAAAGAGAATGCCTCAAGGGAGGAATTCCTTGAAAAAATCAAGGAGGACCGATCGGTCTCAGGATTCGAGTCAGCACTGAACCCCGCGAAGGGGGGAAATGTTCCCGTCCTTGTATCCGGTGCGCGACTTCCCGGTTCCCAGATCGTGCTGACCTTTACTGATATTTCACGCAGGAAACAGTACGAACAACAGTTCCAGAGCCGGAATCTCCAGCTTTCCACCATTAACCAGGTAATAGGCAGCACCAGCGGTGCCACTTCAGTCCGGGAGCTCACGCAGTCCGCGATGGGGAAGATCGCGGAATTGCTGGGGTTCGAATATTGCGGGTGCCGGCTTTCGGGAACCGAAACCCACGGCGAAGAGGTGCTGCGCCAGGGAGATGATTCCCTTTACCGGGGGATTACCCGCGATGAATCGAAAGCCGCGAAGGAATGGCTTAATTCCATCGAACAACAGGTGGCGACCTATTATCCGGAACCGGGAAAAACAACGTCAGAACCCTCCCTGCTCGGCGCCGGAGCCGTAATTCCCCTGGTGAGCGACGACGGCCCCCTGGGTGCGATGTATTTTGCCACCCGTCGGCCTCACGAGTTCACCCCCGACGAAAAGGATGTGCTCGAATCGCTTGGTACGGAGGTGGGAACTGCGATCACGAAAATCCGGCTCTCGGAAGACCTGGCGGTAGCGAATCAACGGGCGAACCTCTACCTGGATATCCTGATGCATGACATAAATAATGCGAACCTCGCGTCTCTGTGGTATGGCGACCTGCTTACCGAGATGCTTTCGGGAGAAGCCCGTGATATTGCAAGGAAGATGATCGAAGGAATTCAGAAGAGCAGAGAGGTCATCAGGAACCTCGAGACCATCAGGAAGATCTATGAGAGACGGGAAAACCTCAAGTCCATCGATCTTGACCGTGTCATCAAGGCGGAGATGGCACATTATCCCGATGCACGCATACGCTACGAGGGAAAAGCTCCCATGGTCCTCGCAGACGACCTTGCAGGGGAGATCTTTACCAATCTTTTCGGGAACAGCCTGAAATTCGGGGGAAGGGACGTGGCGATCGAGGTCGGCGTGAGCGAGCGAGGAGACGACGATGTGGTTATATCGGTCTCCGATCACGGACCCGGTATCCCTGACGAATTAAAAGAAGTGATATTCAATCGTTTCCAGACCTCAACGACAAAGGGTTCCGGAAAGGGCCTTGGGCTCTACATCGTAAAAACACTGGTCGAACGTTATGGCGGGAAGATCTGGCTGGAAGACGTGGTCCCGGGGGATCACCACGGGGGCTGCAGTTTCCAGTTCACCCTGAAGAGAGCGATCTGA